The genomic region GGTCCACGTCGACCGGGCATTCCCGCTCGACCAGGCTGCGGAGGCCCAGCGGCTACTGGCCGGCGGACACGCCCGGGGCAAGATCGTCCTGGAGAACCGCAGGGAGGCATGAGCAACGTGCGGCACAGTCCTGTCGTCACCGCGGTAACCGACATCGCGTCTCCCCCGGAAGACGTGTGGAGGGAATTGACCGACTTCGCGGGATACGCACAGTGGCACCCCCCGCTGCGTTTCGTCGGTGTCCCCACGGTGATCCTCCCCGGAACCCGACTGCGGGCCCAGGTGTCACTGGGAACCGGGAACGACGAGGAATACGGTTTCACGGTCCTCCATTACGAGGCACCGCGACGGCTCACCTGGGAAGGCGGAATTCCAGATGTCCTCATAGGGCGACATTCCTTCGTCCTGGAGCCGCGTGACGGCGGAACGCGATTCACGGAGTCCGAGGAGTTCACCGGCACGGCCGCCGTGGAGACCGTGGAAACCGCCCGGTCCCGAATGGAGGAGGACTACGCGAGCTATGGCAGGGCCCTGAAAAGACGACTCGAATCCGGCCTCTGACGCCCCCTCGCAGCTCTCTCACACACACCGAACACCCCTTGGGGGCGAGGCGATTGCCGTCGGCGAGGGTGTCGTCCAGGGCGGCGTTGCGGCAGGCCAGGGGCTGG from Streptomyces sp. NBC_00878 harbors:
- a CDS encoding SRPBCC domain-containing protein; translation: MSNVRHSPVVTAVTDIASPPEDVWRELTDFAGYAQWHPPLRFVGVPTVILPGTRLRAQVSLGTGNDEEYGFTVLHYEAPRRLTWEGGIPDVLIGRHSFVLEPRDGGTRFTESEEFTGTAAVETVETARSRMEEDYASYGRALKRRLESGL